A genomic window from Tolypothrix sp. PCC 7910 includes:
- a CDS encoding Uma2 family endonuclease translates to MTRTLTHWTIEDYHRMIASGLLAGRQVELIDGQIVDMAPELPIHRATYRRGVKYLEALLGERAVIFSAAPITLPKHGEPQPDICVAVPPESRYDQRHPEPEDIYWLIEVSNSTLAYDLDEKAKLYAKSGIQDYWVLDIVNTQLWVHRNPHDGDYKSVVRVSTGTLTPLALPGIAIEVARLLG, encoded by the coding sequence ATGACCAGAACACTCACCCACTGGACAATTGAAGACTATCATCGGATGATTGCAAGCGGGTTGCTGGCTGGGCGACAGGTGGAATTGATTGATGGACAGATTGTTGATATGGCTCCAGAACTTCCCATTCATCGAGCAACCTATCGGCGAGGAGTAAAGTATCTGGAAGCATTGCTGGGCGAGCGCGCCGTCATCTTTTCGGCAGCACCGATTACATTGCCCAAACATGGTGAACCCCAACCCGATATTTGCGTTGCTGTTCCTCCAGAATCTCGCTACGATCAACGCCATCCTGAACCAGAGGACATTTATTGGCTGATTGAGGTATCAAATTCTACACTGGCTTACGATTTAGACGAGAAAGCCAAGCTCTACGCCAAAAGCGGGATTCAAGATTACTGGGTATTAGATATTGTAAATACTCAGTTGTGGGTGCATCGAAATCCACATGATGGAGACTATAAATCTGTTGTGCGCGTTTCGACAGGTACGCTAACTCCACTGGCATTGCCTGGTATAGCGATCGAGGTTGCTCGTTTGTTGGGCTAG
- a CDS encoding type IV secretory system conjugative DNA transfer family protein, producing MKQQIILISNIKNPSLTAHKPNEIKSSIDINGLFKTFANPEGLTMIGILVFLILLSQFSGGKKGKISTGRVVGTVEKLAATNLALKQIHERKHNKVTFWCGSPRYWFGGKLRRFGAALQTILGASPTVWIPHAERSTLVLGAPGAGKTFGTIDRMAESCMVQGFPLIVYDKKGDQMKLLAPLAARYGYDVRIFAPGEPYSEVINPLDFMENQEDAVTAAQIAQVINANAGGGGKGDEFFSKAADLLAKALIQLAKSSDFPDLATVYCIQSIDNLIDKLHAAVQSGKVSRWVAASFLQYLKAKDSEKTIASIDTTTAGIFSGFMQRSLLPSFIGKSTIPTKLSSKQILIFKLDDPRRDVVGPLLAAALHMTIVSNLSTPRKDPLGIFIDELPSLYLKALPQWINEYRSNGACFVLGVQSLEQLANAYGDNLAAAIASACSTKILYNPANYSTAEKFSQSYGQKEFIIKNKSISDSKEGRTVTWTDNLQTMPILTADEIMRFPIGKCVITNPGYTSGSEGSIPYALTIPIPKLDMHRMSKSEKLWDEQVYPRLIARSPQVGIDHLEEVIDLRKQIADQLLATGESQYTNPQKQKEEIELVSPNSDSPW from the coding sequence ATGAAACAGCAAATTATATTGATATCAAATATTAAAAATCCCAGTCTAACAGCACATAAACCCAACGAAATCAAATCAAGTATTGACATCAATGGATTGTTTAAAACCTTTGCTAATCCCGAAGGATTGACAATGATTGGGATTTTAGTATTCCTAATTTTATTAAGTCAATTTTCTGGTGGAAAAAAAGGTAAGATTTCCACAGGACGAGTAGTAGGGACAGTAGAGAAACTAGCAGCAACAAACCTGGCTCTCAAACAGATTCATGAGCGCAAACACAACAAAGTCACTTTTTGGTGTGGTTCACCCCGCTATTGGTTTGGTGGAAAACTCAGAAGATTTGGCGCTGCCCTTCAAACTATCCTTGGTGCATCCCCCACAGTTTGGATACCTCATGCCGAACGCTCTACTTTGGTTTTAGGCGCTCCTGGTGCTGGTAAGACTTTTGGGACAATCGATCGTATGGCCGAAAGTTGCATGGTGCAAGGTTTTCCGCTAATTGTCTATGACAAAAAGGGCGATCAGATGAAATTACTTGCACCCTTGGCTGCACGTTATGGTTATGACGTGCGAATATTTGCACCTGGCGAACCATACAGCGAAGTAATCAACCCGCTTGATTTCATGGAGAACCAAGAAGATGCGGTGACAGCAGCACAAATCGCTCAGGTGATTAATGCCAATGCAGGTGGAGGTGGTAAAGGTGATGAATTTTTCTCGAAGGCTGCTGATTTACTGGCAAAAGCATTAATCCAACTGGCTAAGAGTAGCGATTTTCCAGATTTAGCGACTGTTTACTGCATTCAATCAATTGATAACTTGATCGATAAGCTACATGCAGCAGTACAATCAGGTAAAGTTTCTCGTTGGGTTGCAGCTTCCTTTTTGCAGTATCTCAAAGCCAAAGACAGTGAGAAGACGATAGCAAGTATTGACACAACCACAGCCGGAATATTTTCTGGTTTTATGCAGCGATCGCTTTTGCCATCTTTTATCGGGAAAAGCACTATTCCCACCAAACTATCATCCAAGCAAATTCTGATTTTCAAATTGGATGACCCCAGGCGGGATGTGGTAGGGCCATTACTTGCAGCCGCTTTACACATGACGATTGTCAGCAATCTATCCACGCCAAGAAAAGACCCACTGGGAATATTTATCGACGAGTTACCCTCACTGTACCTGAAGGCATTACCCCAATGGATTAACGAATATAGAAGCAATGGTGCTTGTTTTGTGTTGGGGGTTCAGTCTTTAGAACAATTAGCGAACGCCTACGGAGATAATTTAGCAGCTGCGATCGCTAGTGCTTGTAGTACCAAAATCCTTTACAACCCAGCCAATTACTCAACAGCAGAAAAGTTTTCTCAATCCTACGGTCAAAAGGAATTCATCATCAAAAATAAATCCATCAGCGATTCCAAGGAAGGACGAACAGTTACTTGGACGGATAATCTGCAAACAATGCCGATTCTCACCGCAGATGAAATTATGCGCTTTCCAATTGGCAAGTGCGTCATCACTAACCCTGGTTATACATCGGGAAGCGAAGGTTCAATCCCTTATGCCCTAACCATTCCCATCCCTAAATTAGATATGCATCGGATGTCCAAAAGCGAGAAGCTTTGGGATGAGCAAGTTTATCCACGATTGATAGCGCGATCTCCTCAAGTCGGTATCGATCATTTAGAAGAAGTTATAGACTTGCGAAAGCAAATCGCAGATCAACTTTTGGCAACTGGAGAATCACAGTATACGAATCCTCAAAAACAAAAAGAGGAAATAGAATTAGTTAGCCCTAATTCTGATTCACCTTGGTAG